From a single Paenibacillus sp. FSL W8-0426 genomic region:
- the ylqF gene encoding ribosome biogenesis GTPase YlqF, giving the protein MTIQWFPGHMTRARRQIQDKLKLIDVVIELLDARLPVSSRNPMIDEILQGKPRMILLNKADLADPKVTQEWIAYFKEEGITAFPVDASTGTNVKDIPAQARLLLKEKIERQLAKGMNPRAIRALIVGIPNVGKSTLINRLAGRNIAATGDRPGVTKGQQWIKVGKEMELLDTPGILWPKFEDQNVGYRLAVTGAIKEEILNAEDIAFFAIGYLMRYYWEALEERFDLQEFSRNADESDDVIAIMEQVGRKRGCIVSGGRVDLEKASRTFLRELRAGKMGRYSMEAPY; this is encoded by the coding sequence GTGACGATACAATGGTTTCCAGGTCATATGACCCGAGCCAGACGCCAGATTCAGGATAAGTTAAAGCTGATTGACGTGGTCATCGAACTGCTGGATGCCCGTCTGCCTGTCTCCAGCCGCAATCCGATGATTGACGAAATTTTGCAGGGCAAGCCAAGAATGATTTTGCTGAACAAAGCCGATCTGGCCGATCCGAAAGTGACGCAAGAATGGATTGCCTATTTCAAAGAGGAAGGCATTACTGCATTTCCCGTAGATGCCTCGACAGGCACCAATGTGAAGGATATTCCGGCACAGGCCCGATTGCTGCTGAAAGAAAAGATCGAACGCCAGTTGGCCAAAGGTATGAACCCCAGAGCTATCCGCGCCTTGATCGTGGGCATTCCGAACGTCGGCAAATCGACGCTGATCAACCGGCTTGCCGGACGCAACATTGCGGCAACGGGGGATCGTCCGGGCGTGACCAAAGGGCAGCAATGGATCAAGGTTGGCAAGGAAATGGAATTGCTGGATACACCGGGCATTTTGTGGCCCAAATTTGAGGATCAGAACGTCGGTTATCGCTTGGCGGTAACGGGGGCCATCAAAGAAGAAATTTTGAATGCCGAAGATATCGCCTTTTTTGCCATCGGCTATCTCATGCGTTATTACTGGGAGGCACTTGAAGAGCGTTTTGATCTGCAGGAGTTCTCGCGGAATGCGGACGAGTCGGATGACGTCATTGCCATCATGGAACAGGTCGGACGCAAACGCGGCTGCATCGTCAGCGGCGGGCGCGTGGATCTGGAAAAGGCGTCCCGAACGTTCCTGCGGGAGCTGCGTGCAGGCAAAATGGGGCGGTACTCGATGGAAGCACCATACTAA
- a CDS encoding ribonuclease HII, whose protein sequence is MTENMEFDELIHQHARTEPAHNDADSDSTDLLFYEREYWASGFEHIAGIDEVGRGCLFGDVVTAAVILPLGLILEGVNDSKKLSEKKRDALYEIIMENAVSVGVGFVDAETIDRINIKQATRLAMKRAVDALDQTPDYLLVDAEKVDVQIPQLSIVKGDANSQSIAAASIIAKVTRDRLCQGEWNRLYPDYGLAVHKGYATKFHREQIMLLGATPMHRRSFLGNLIGEQPTLF, encoded by the coding sequence GTGACTGAAAATATGGAGTTTGACGAGCTGATTCATCAGCATGCCCGAACTGAACCCGCACATAACGATGCAGACAGCGATTCGACGGACTTGCTGTTCTATGAACGGGAATATTGGGCAAGCGGTTTTGAACACATTGCCGGCATCGATGAGGTGGGGCGCGGCTGCCTGTTCGGGGACGTGGTCACTGCGGCGGTGATTTTGCCGCTAGGACTGATTCTGGAGGGCGTGAACGATTCGAAAAAGCTGTCCGAGAAAAAACGCGATGCCTTGTATGAAATCATCATGGAAAACGCAGTGTCCGTCGGGGTAGGATTCGTGGACGCGGAAACGATTGATCGCATCAATATCAAGCAGGCGACCAGGCTGGCCATGAAGCGGGCTGTTGATGCGCTTGACCAGACGCCGGACTATTTGCTGGTGGACGCCGAAAAAGTGGATGTTCAGATCCCGCAGTTGTCGATCGTTAAAGGGGACGCGAACAGCCAATCCATCGCGGCAGCGTCCATTATAGCCAAGGTGACCCGCGATCGGCTGTGCCAAGGGGAATGGAACAGGTTATATCCGGACTATGGTTTGGCTGTACATAAGGGCTACGCCACGAAATTTCATCGGGAGCAAATCATGCTTCTTGGCGCTACGCCAATGCATCGCAGAAGCTTCTTGGGCAATTTGATCGGGGAGCAGCCTACATTGTTTTAA
- a CDS encoding DNA ligase translates to MNISSMIRGILGDSKPGNAKPLELKEGQVVRGSVVSVSEDGGDAVLQIQGVQVRAKLETPLRAGETTLLQVQPPGENGMTVMKPLAGSLSELPQASMNQLLQDVGLPDTKGNRELLIAMQRSGLPLTKDNVTLVQNMLAAKPAQVPAEEWVQATGIAFQRGLPVTAETVKGLHQAVFGPPLHQLLSGLTEQLESMLSQMSGKTPGKNGEANGKVVAPTTAAPMTGSAEAADNGTAAGGSRAAGGPAAAAQQAGAAPAGAATTVNGAGEAPAAAAKPGTQPGVPGTEAGGAKAGTVAGGTENAGKGGIPAGTGIPGSSPQDMDADSPGLGRPAGTGTAGEAAGRVIDGQAGAAGRAAGRGEGPAAAGAGPVSPAAAQAAPAAPTAAELAPRLLALLDALRGASTAAPAQPGAASQAAPAAQQGGQAAAAAGGSPQPVPAGADAPPAGPAAAPAGAAAGHAPVTHEGDPWVGRVLKLLGAEHEQQAVHGAAAQARAGEAASPAGADSLKGLLLQLASSDGAPAALKDAAVQAVQYLTGQQLLLTTDRNSTFAQMHWFIPIIGPDGEETASVQIQSRRGQRGELDAANCRLWFDLNMKNLGPTLVDVQVVNHIVSLRVLNDREGMGPLLEGGRQLIHQALDQLGYQLLSFRTEPWPADKEPGGERKISASDYSPDRYKGVDVKI, encoded by the coding sequence ATGAATATCAGCTCGATGATTCGCGGAATTTTAGGGGATAGCAAGCCTGGAAATGCCAAGCCGCTTGAACTCAAGGAAGGCCAAGTGGTACGGGGGTCGGTCGTCAGCGTCTCGGAGGACGGCGGAGATGCCGTCCTGCAAATTCAGGGAGTTCAGGTGCGGGCAAAGCTGGAAACACCGCTTCGTGCGGGTGAAACGACGCTGCTGCAAGTGCAGCCGCCCGGTGAAAACGGCATGACGGTGATGAAGCCGCTGGCCGGTTCGTTGTCTGAACTGCCGCAGGCTTCCATGAATCAATTGCTGCAGGACGTAGGCCTGCCGGACACAAAAGGCAATCGGGAGCTGCTGATCGCGATGCAGCGCAGCGGATTGCCCTTGACCAAGGATAATGTGACCCTGGTTCAAAACATGCTTGCGGCCAAACCCGCCCAAGTTCCGGCAGAGGAATGGGTTCAGGCGACGGGAATTGCATTTCAGAGAGGATTGCCGGTGACGGCGGAAACGGTCAAAGGATTGCATCAGGCCGTGTTTGGGCCGCCGCTGCATCAACTGTTAAGCGGTTTGACGGAGCAGCTCGAATCAATGTTGTCGCAGATGTCTGGCAAAACGCCGGGGAAGAATGGAGAGGCGAACGGCAAGGTTGTGGCTCCGACGACGGCTGCACCGATGACGGGCAGTGCGGAAGCTGCGGATAACGGGACCGCAGCAGGCGGAAGTCGCGCTGCCGGAGGACCGGCTGCGGCAGCGCAACAGGCGGGGGCGGCTCCGGCGGGCGCGGCGACAACGGTAAATGGAGCCGGAGAGGCTCCGGCAGCTGCGGCGAAGCCGGGGACGCAGCCGGGCGTGCCCGGGACCGAAGCCGGAGGCGCGAAGGCAGGGACGGTGGCCGGCGGCACTGAGAACGCCGGCAAAGGCGGTATTCCGGCAGGCACCGGAATACCGGGATCGAGTCCGCAAGATATGGATGCGGACTCGCCGGGGTTGGGCCGTCCGGCGGGAACCGGGACGGCAGGTGAAGCAGCTGGCCGCGTGATCGACGGCCAGGCCGGGGCGGCCGGGCGTGCAGCCGGCCGCGGGGAAGGGCCTGCCGCAGCCGGGGCAGGCCCGGTATCGCCTGCTGCGGCGCAGGCAGCGCCAGCAGCGCCTACGGCAGCGGAGCTGGCGCCCCGGCTGCTGGCGCTGCTGGATGCGCTGCGCGGCGCATCCACGGCCGCACCGGCACAGCCAGGTGCGGCGTCCCAGGCCGCCCCTGCCGCGCAGCAGGGCGGCCAAGCGGCTGCGGCTGCCGGAGGCTCGCCGCAGCCCGTGCCAGCCGGCGCGGATGCGCCGCCGGCTGGCCCCGCCGCAGCCCCTGCGGGCGCTGCGGCAGGGCACGCGCCTGTCACCCACGAGGGGGACCCGTGGGTGGGGCGCGTGCTGAAGCTGCTCGGTGCGGAGCACGAGCAGCAGGCCGTGCACGGCGCGGCTGCGCAAGCGCGCGCCGGAGAGGCGGCGAGTCCGGCTGGCGCGGACTCGCTGAAGGGCCTGCTGCTGCAGCTTGCAAGCAGCGATGGAGCTCCGGCGGCTCTGAAGGATGCCGCCGTCCAAGCCGTTCAATATCTTACCGGTCAGCAGCTGCTGCTGACGACGGACCGGAATTCTACGTTTGCGCAGATGCACTGGTTTATCCCGATAATCGGTCCCGACGGTGAAGAGACGGCTTCCGTACAAATCCAGTCCCGCCGGGGACAACGCGGCGAGCTGGATGCAGCAAATTGCCGGCTGTGGTTTGACCTCAACATGAAAAACCTTGGTCCTACGCTCGTGGACGTACAGGTCGTTAACCATATCGTCAGTTTGCGGGTACTTAACGATCGGGAAGGGATGGGACCGCTGCTGGAAGGCGGACGACAACTCATCCATCAGGCGCTTGATCAGCTGGGGTATCAGCTGCTAAGCTTCCGGACGGAGCCTTGGCCTGCAGATAAAGAGCCTGGAGGCGAACGGAAAATTAGCGCTTCGGATTATAGTCCTGACCGGTACAAAGGGGTGGACGTGAAAATATGA
- a CDS encoding EscU/YscU/HrcU family type III secretion system export apparatus switch protein produces the protein MKDEVQPTGLSKKAVALKYIPGETDAPVVVAKGRGKVAEAILEKAKENGVPVQEDAALVEVLSKLDLDEQIPAELYQLVAEILTYIYRADRMASAQEDGDAW, from the coding sequence ATGAAGGATGAGGTTCAGCCCACGGGGTTGTCCAAAAAAGCCGTTGCGCTGAAATACATTCCGGGAGAGACGGATGCTCCCGTTGTTGTAGCCAAAGGACGAGGCAAAGTTGCGGAAGCCATTCTGGAAAAGGCAAAAGAAAACGGGGTTCCCGTTCAGGAGGACGCCGCCCTGGTGGAAGTGTTGTCCAAACTCGATTTGGACGAGCAGATTCCTGCCGAGCTGTATCAACTGGTGGCGGAAATATTGACTTATATTTACCGTGCCGATCGAATGGCTTCTGCGCAAGAGGATGGAGACGCATGGTAA
- a CDS encoding YraN family protein, with protein MVNDKSNPSKAIRLTRQQKGRIGEEAALAWLKEQGYLILERNWRCRSGEIDIIAQMDGLVIFVEVRSRSHVSKFGTPLESVDARKMQQVRSTAAVYLQSRETASQPQVRFDVVAVMLDHRGTTVSVNHIVNAF; from the coding sequence ATGGTAAACGACAAGTCGAATCCATCCAAGGCAATCAGGCTTACGCGCCAACAAAAAGGCAGAATTGGAGAAGAGGCGGCTTTAGCTTGGCTCAAGGAGCAAGGATACCTGATTCTGGAACGCAATTGGCGTTGTCGAAGCGGCGAGATTGATATCATCGCGCAAATGGATGGGCTGGTCATTTTTGTGGAAGTACGGAGTCGAAGCCATGTCTCCAAATTCGGAACGCCCCTAGAATCGGTAGATGCCCGTAAAATGCAGCAGGTTCGTTCAACGGCTGCGGTTTATCTGCAAAGCCGGGAGACGGCATCTCAGCCGCAAGTTCGTTTTGACGTGGTCGCTGTGATGCTGGATCATCGCGGAACGACCGTTTCGGTGAATCATATCGTCAATGCGTTCTGA
- a CDS encoding nitroreductase, with the protein MNHSIQTHNVVRETIQNRRTVKKFKQEAVPTSTIVELLDTAVWAPNHKLREPWRFVLFNGEGKQKLADAIDAEMGEDNKFSANIKQVPAVLLVVLKEDPRQNVWDEDFAAVSALVQNFMLAAWSEEIGTFWVTKPFLYAPKFRELLDIEPGEKIIGMVYLGYPEVIPPARERTPAKEKLTLFE; encoded by the coding sequence ATGAACCATTCCATTCAAACCCATAACGTTGTAAGAGAGACCATTCAAAACCGCCGTACCGTCAAAAAATTCAAACAAGAAGCGGTTCCGACTTCCACGATCGTTGAGCTGCTGGACACGGCCGTGTGGGCACCGAACCACAAATTGCGGGAGCCATGGAGATTTGTGCTTTTCAACGGCGAGGGCAAACAGAAGCTTGCCGATGCCATCGATGCAGAGATGGGCGAAGACAACAAGTTTTCGGCCAATATCAAACAAGTGCCTGCCGTGCTTCTGGTAGTATTGAAAGAGGACCCAAGGCAAAACGTATGGGACGAGGATTTCGCAGCCGTGAGTGCACTGGTGCAAAACTTTATGCTGGCCGCCTGGAGTGAGGAAATCGGAACGTTCTGGGTAACGAAGCCGTTCCTTTACGCTCCGAAATTCCGCGAATTATTGGATATTGAGCCGGGGGAAAAAATTATCGGTATGGTTTATCTCGGGTATCCCGAAGTGATTCCACCTGCCCGGGAGCGGACGCCGGCCAAAGAAAAATTAACGCTGTTCGAATAA
- a CDS encoding YifB family Mg chelatase-like AAA ATPase, translating to MYGKLHSACLYGIDGMLIEVETDLSNGLPLTAIIGLPDSAIREAVERVRAAIKNCGYQYPLQRITINLAPADLRKEGSSFDLAIAIALLVTSGQLVLPAEERTLIVGELALDGSVRPVPGVLAMVDLAKRQGFTSVILPADNLAEGSLISGIQVHGIRHLQHIAPNAHEPGSEGRGTTPDAGPVELHNYAHLESPANGTGPMDFGQHAASAALRDDYADVLGQHHAKRALMIAAAGMHNILLVGPPGTGKTMLIKRLPTILPPLSDEEALEVTKILSAAGKLKEAASGLVTERPYRSPHHTISTSGLIGGSGIPKPGEVSLAHRGILFLDELPEFHRQVLEVLRQPLEDHKVTISRARAAFTFPAQFMLACSMNPCPCGYLTARGEEQRCICPPSRVAAYRAKISGPLLDRIDLQIEVPPPGEWKHSAPSPTSAEMQANVVRAHQIQAKRYAGSGIRWNSQLSGRLLRRSVRLPEEAEQLLQHTLQALHLSMRAHDRIIKMAQTIADLDHEGVILTAHVAEAIQYRQLDMNLF from the coding sequence ATGTACGGAAAATTGCACAGCGCCTGTCTGTACGGCATCGACGGGATGCTCATCGAAGTGGAGACAGACTTGTCCAACGGCCTGCCGCTTACCGCGATTATAGGTTTGCCGGACTCGGCGATCCGCGAGGCTGTCGAACGGGTTCGTGCCGCCATCAAAAACTGCGGGTACCAGTATCCGTTGCAGCGCATCACCATCAATCTGGCGCCGGCGGACCTTCGCAAGGAAGGCTCCTCGTTCGACCTCGCGATTGCCATCGCCCTTCTCGTAACCAGCGGACAATTGGTGCTTCCAGCAGAAGAACGAACATTAATTGTGGGCGAGCTGGCTCTGGACGGATCGGTCAGGCCCGTTCCCGGCGTGCTCGCCATGGTTGATCTGGCCAAACGGCAAGGCTTTACCTCCGTGATCCTGCCTGCCGATAATCTTGCGGAAGGCTCGCTGATCAGCGGAATACAGGTGCATGGTATTCGGCATCTTCAGCATATCGCTCCGAATGCACATGAGCCCGGTTCCGAAGGCAGAGGAACCACGCCGGACGCAGGTCCGGTGGAGCTGCATAACTATGCGCATCTCGAATCTCCTGCCAATGGCACGGGGCCAATGGATTTCGGACAACATGCCGCATCCGCAGCATTACGCGATGACTACGCCGACGTTCTTGGGCAGCATCATGCCAAACGGGCGCTCATGATCGCTGCTGCCGGGATGCATAATATTTTGCTCGTTGGACCTCCCGGGACGGGCAAAACGATGCTGATCAAGCGGCTTCCAACCATCCTCCCGCCATTATCTGACGAAGAAGCGCTGGAAGTGACCAAAATTTTGAGCGCTGCGGGCAAACTGAAAGAAGCCGCATCGGGACTTGTGACAGAACGGCCCTACCGTTCGCCCCATCATACGATATCGACGTCGGGTTTGATTGGAGGAAGCGGCATACCCAAGCCCGGAGAAGTCAGTTTGGCCCACAGGGGCATTCTGTTTCTTGACGAGCTTCCGGAATTTCATCGTCAGGTGCTTGAAGTGTTGCGGCAGCCGCTCGAGGATCATAAGGTGACCATAAGCCGGGCGAGGGCTGCCTTCACCTTCCCTGCCCAGTTCATGCTCGCTTGTTCCATGAACCCATGTCCGTGCGGGTATTTAACCGCCAGAGGCGAGGAACAACGCTGCATCTGCCCTCCGTCTCGCGTCGCGGCTTACCGTGCCAAAATTTCCGGACCGCTGCTGGATCGAATCGACCTTCAGATTGAAGTGCCGCCACCCGGCGAATGGAAACATTCTGCGCCTTCTCCCACATCCGCCGAAATGCAGGCCAATGTCGTGCGTGCCCATCAAATCCAGGCAAAACGCTATGCCGGAAGCGGCATTCGCTGGAACAGCCAGCTTTCCGGCAGGCTGCTTCGGCGTTCTGTACGGCTGCCTGAAGAAGCAGAGCAGTTGTTGCAGCATACGTTGCAAGCATTGCATTTAAGCATGCGCGCCCATGACCGGATCATCAAAATGGCGCAAACGATCGCCGATCTCGATCACGAAGGCGTCATCTTGACGGCACATGTCGCTGAAGCCATTCAATATCGGCAGTTGGATATGAACCTGTTTTGA
- a CDS encoding organic hydroperoxide resistance protein translates to MMTIQQKMYETTVKAVGGRNGYVESSVPELRLDVRTPKEMGGAGGEGTNPEQLFAAGYAACFDSALNMVARMQKIKLEGSEVTATVHFGKVEDGGFGIAVTLDVLAKGVDKATAEKLVEAAHQACPYSRATRGNIDVELNVL, encoded by the coding sequence ATGATGACGATCCAACAAAAAATGTATGAAACCACAGTGAAAGCAGTAGGCGGCCGCAATGGCTACGTCGAGTCCTCCGTTCCTGAGCTGCGCTTGGATGTCCGTACACCGAAAGAAATGGGCGGTGCCGGCGGAGAAGGCACTAACCCGGAGCAGCTGTTTGCAGCAGGTTACGCGGCTTGTTTCGATAGTGCGCTCAACATGGTTGCACGCATGCAAAAAATCAAGCTGGAAGGCTCCGAGGTAACGGCTACCGTTCATTTCGGCAAAGTCGAGGACGGCGGTTTTGGCATCGCGGTTACGCTGGACGTACTGGCAAAAGGCGTGGACAAAGCCACTGCGGAGAAGCTGGTCGAGGCGGCACATCAAGCATGTCCTTATTCCCGGGCTACACGGGGCAACATCGACGTTGAGTTGAACGTACTGTAA
- a CDS encoding MarR family transcriptional regulator: MQEDVLKLDNQLCFAIYACSREITKMYQPYLEELGVTYSQYLVMLVLWERGECTVKEIGEALYLDSGTLTPLLKRLQSAGLIHRERSAQDERKVLITLTDPGRELRQKALMIPASIQGDACLNNAEFQTLLDQFKGLLQRVHETNMKEAKK, encoded by the coding sequence ATGCAGGAAGACGTTTTGAAGCTGGATAACCAATTATGTTTTGCGATATATGCTTGTTCACGCGAAATTACAAAGATGTATCAGCCTTATCTCGAAGAGCTTGGCGTAACCTATTCGCAATATCTTGTCATGCTCGTGTTGTGGGAGCGCGGAGAATGTACGGTGAAAGAGATCGGCGAGGCGCTGTATCTGGATTCGGGGACGTTGACCCCTTTGCTGAAACGATTGCAATCGGCCGGCCTCATCCATCGTGAACGTTCCGCACAGGATGAACGCAAGGTGCTGATTACGCTGACAGACCCGGGCCGGGAGCTTCGTCAAAAAGCTTTGATGATCCCGGCTTCCATCCAGGGCGATGCTTGCTTGAACAACGCCGAATTTCAGACGTTGCTTGATCAATTCAAGGGGCTGCTTCAAAGGGTGCACGAGACGAACATGAAAGAAGCAAAAAAATAA